A portion of the Nitrospirota bacterium genome contains these proteins:
- a CDS encoding tetratricopeptide repeat protein, producing the protein MNVYKEKFVPVIFPEEEYYGNIIKFIMWTLRHLAKSKTEGILPIPEELIRPITLDDRQKELAFSYIKTFKEKTGKILLLLVDNLNDIIERFTNEDQSSLREVLMTYDSILLIGSAPTLFDSIINHDKPLYNFFEVIWLKDLSFEDSVALLNRYAEIDGNNALIEEFKKSEPKLRAIHELSGGNPRLILSLYHMIVEGDITSVENIFLKILDELSPYFRERMRDLSEQQKEIIDVMARAESLLTPTEIAVRCYIPVNIVISQIKRLEKIGYIKIAKKYAKKVFYDFNEILFSLWRRMRIEAGRKRLGFIVRFLQIWFTKEELLTHLDNVLKELQEKITLGHIEIEPTCDQSLYTLGLIYTKLKKYKEAINAFKKIIEIYPESDIGWAGLGVAYVQSHLFEDAIEAFKKAVEIEPTDKHLFNLGHAYVHLFIDETLKGNTDGALKIFREILFCLIKMRKKTEFIDLFAWVLKSLVEEKKTEMIKIILEEIEIANQPELIEFLSPFSTLIKYLETKDSEIIDRLRHEERIVVEDMLRMVEDKTEEKPEKAKRRKRQV; encoded by the coding sequence TTGAATGTTTATAAAGAGAAGTTTGTCCCTGTTATTTTCCCAGAAGAGGAATATTATGGGAATATAATAAAATTTATTATGTGGACACTGCGGCATCTTGCCAAATCAAAAACAGAAGGAATACTACCAATCCCAGAAGAATTAATCAGGCCCATTACCTTAGATGATAGACAAAAAGAACTTGCATTTTCTTATATTAAAACTTTTAAGGAGAAAACAGGGAAAATATTACTGCTTCTTGTTGATAACTTAAACGATATTATTGAACGATTTACTAATGAAGACCAGTCTTCCTTAAGAGAAGTATTGATGACCTATGATAGTATTTTACTAATCGGCTCAGCTCCAACCCTTTTCGATTCAATCATTAATCATGATAAACCTCTTTATAATTTTTTTGAGGTTATCTGGCTCAAGGATTTATCTTTTGAAGATTCTGTAGCACTGCTCAATCGATATGCAGAGATTGATGGGAATAATGCCCTTATAGAAGAGTTTAAGAAATCAGAACCCAAACTAAGGGCAATTCATGAATTATCAGGAGGGAATCCGAGGCTTATTTTAAGCTTGTATCATATGATTGTCGAAGGCGACATAACCTCAGTGGAAAATATCTTTCTTAAAATCCTCGATGAACTCTCTCCTTATTTCCGAGAAAGAATGAGAGATCTTTCTGAGCAACAAAAAGAGATCATTGATGTGATGGCAAGAGCTGAAAGCTTGCTTACACCAACTGAAATAGCTGTCCGCTGTTATATACCAGTCAATATCGTGATCTCTCAGATTAAACGACTTGAGAAGATAGGATATATCAAGATAGCAAAAAAATATGCAAAAAAGGTGTTTTATGACTTTAATGAGATACTTTTTAGCCTTTGGAGGCGAATGAGGATAGAAGCAGGGAGAAAGAGACTTGGGTTTATTGTAAGATTTTTACAGATATGGTTTACGAAAGAAGAATTACTTACACATTTAGATAATGTTTTAAAAGAGCTTCAAGAAAAAATAACTCTCGGGCATATTGAGATCGAACCTACTTGTGATCAATCATTGTATACTCTTGGGCTTATCTACACTAAACTTAAGAAATATAAAGAAGCAATAAATGCATTCAAAAAAATAATTGAGATATACCCAGAATCGGATATCGGTTGGGCTGGCTTAGGTGTTGCATATGTCCAAAGTCATCTTTTTGAAGATGCTATTGAGGCTTTCAAAAAAGCAGTCGAAATAGAGCCTACTGATAAACATTTATTTAATTTAGGGCATGCTTATGTACATCTTTTTATAGATGAAACGCTTAAAGGCAACACAGACGGAGCTCTTAAAATTTTTAGAGAAATACTATTTTGTCTAATTAAAATGCGAAAGAAAACCGAATTTATAGACCTATTCGCATGGGTATTGAAATCACTTGTTGAAGAAAAGAAAACTGAAATGATAAAGATAATTTTGGAAGAAATTGAGATAGCAAACCAACCAGAACTTATTGAATTTTTATCTCCCTTTTCAACACTTATAAAGTACCTTGAAACAAAAGACTCCGAAATCATTGACAGATTGCGTCATGAGGAACGGATTGTGGTAGAAGATATGTTAAGGATGGTGGAAGATAAAACTGAGGAAAAACCTGAAAAAGCAAAGCGAAGAAAAAGGCAAGTCTGA
- a CDS encoding DUF401 family protein — protein sequence MIDLLKLLIIFVFILYALRLRWNLGLVMLVASALLGVTFFMSPREIIQSAYRGLIEPITFELIVALTAIMVLENILRKTETLKRMMDSLNGIIKDSRVIMASVPALIGLLPSAGGAVFSAPMVDEAGRHLSISNERKAFINYWFRHPWEYIFPLYPGIVLASAIEGVHVGRLVLTQLPLGLAFIVGGIVWGLRGIKSEKRSTTDKKDYRTLMLSLFPIIAVILLVLVINLQLSVALIIVIGSLFLLHRYSISHVWEAIRKGVSINIIWLVTGVMVFKEMLKASGAAVSIPIYLSEQGIPVVALLFLMPFLTGLLTGLTVGFVGITFPMLVNLLGNPLELKLMAFAFGCGYLGVLLSPVHLCFILTREYFKADIGRIYRIMIMPSVLILIVAVLMLI from the coding sequence GTGATAGACCTCCTTAAACTTCTCATTATTTTTGTATTTATACTATACGCCCTCAGATTGAGGTGGAACCTTGGACTTGTTATGCTTGTGGCATCTGCTCTACTCGGTGTCACATTCTTCATGAGTCCACGGGAGATTATTCAATCTGCCTACAGAGGACTGATAGAGCCAATCACATTCGAACTCATTGTCGCTCTCACAGCCATAATGGTCCTTGAAAATATCCTCAGGAAGACCGAGACCCTGAAAAGGATGATGGATTCGCTGAACGGAATTATAAAGGATAGTAGAGTTATTATGGCATCTGTCCCGGCACTTATAGGGTTGCTTCCATCTGCAGGAGGTGCTGTCTTTTCAGCACCGATGGTGGACGAAGCGGGGAGACACCTTTCAATCAGCAATGAAAGAAAGGCATTCATAAACTACTGGTTCAGACATCCATGGGAATATATCTTTCCTCTTTACCCAGGTATAGTCCTTGCTTCTGCAATTGAGGGGGTACATGTAGGCAGACTGGTGCTTACCCAGCTTCCATTGGGATTAGCTTTTATTGTAGGAGGTATCGTCTGGGGACTGAGGGGAATCAAGAGCGAAAAGAGGAGCACAACTGATAAGAAGGATTACAGGACTCTGATGCTCAGTCTTTTTCCAATCATTGCTGTGATACTGCTTGTACTGGTGATCAATCTTCAACTATCGGTAGCCCTGATAATTGTAATAGGCTCCCTTTTTCTTCTCCACAGGTATAGCATTTCCCATGTGTGGGAGGCTATAAGGAAGGGTGTTTCAATCAATATTATCTGGCTCGTTACAGGTGTAATGGTCTTTAAAGAGATGTTGAAGGCATCAGGTGCGGCGGTCTCAATACCGATATATCTATCTGAGCAGGGCATACCTGTTGTTGCACTTCTTTTCCTGATGCCTTTTCTTACAGGTTTACTCACAGGACTCACCGTAGGCTTTGTAGGAATAACATTCCCGATGCTCGTAAATCTTCTTGGTAACCCCCTCGAACTCAAGTTGATGGCGTTTGCATTCGGCTGTGGCTACCTTGGGGTATTGCTTTCACCTGTGCACCTATGCTTTATACTTACCAGAGAATACTTTAAGGCTGATATTGGCAGGATATATCGAATAATGATAATGCCATCAGTATTAATTCTTATAGTTGCAGTGCTGATGTTGATATGA